The genomic window GCAGCGAGAATTTTTTGAATTATTATGCCAATAATCCATTGTTTATCAAGCAATTATTGGAAACGATAGACCCGTTCCGCATCGAATTTCATGTGCTAACGGAAAGTATCTAAACAAAGATTTTTGGGAGCGAGGCGATAGTCTTTCTCCCAAACTTTTCTAAATTTGTCTGAGTGTATCAAGAAAATACATATTTATTCCAACTAACATATTAACAGACAAGGCATTAGATGTTTAGCGAAGCAAATAATATTTGGGAATGGTTTTCGGGAATTTGGTTTGCCCCCGCAACGCTACTTTCTTTCGACTACGAATTTCCGATTTTGCTTTATGGCATTCCTGCCGTTCCACTGCTGTTTTTCTTGCGTTGGCTACTATTTTTTCGTTTTAGGCAAAAAATAGAAATTGCATTTTTTGAAGGCGAGGTAAAAAGGAGCTGGGGCAGCTTGTTGCGCTTTGTACCCGATATTATTCAGGCCTTGAGCCTTATGCTTATTCTGTTTGCGCTGGCACGTCCGCAGCGCACCAACGAACAAATAGAGCAATACACGGAAGGCATAGACATTATGTTGGTACTGGATTTGTCGGAGTCTATGCGCATCGAAGACTTTAAGCCCAACCGCTTGGAAGCCTCTAAAGAAGTTGCCCGAAAGTTTATCGCTGGGCGTTTTCAAGACCGCATTGGTATTGTAGTTTTTGCGGGTGATGCGTTCTCTCTTTCCCCATTAACTACTGATTATAAACTACTTGACACGTATTTAAGTGAAATAGATTTTGGACTTATCAGCAAACCAGGTACGGCCATCGGCAGCGCGTTGGGCGTTGCAACTAACCGCATGCGGGAATCCAAAGCGCGTTCTAAAGTAATGATTCTCATCAGCGACGGCGAAAACACAGCAGGAAATATTGACCCAATCACCGCCGCAGAACTCGCAAAAGCCTACGGCATCAAAATTTATAGTATTGCGGTGGGCAAAGAAGGTGCCGTTCCTGTCGGGACAGATGCTTTCGGCAATACGGTTTACGAAGAAAATACATTGGACGAAACGACTTTGCGCAAAATTGCATCTATCGGAGAAGGTCAGTTTTTTAGAGCTTCCAACAACAAGGCTTTAGACGAGATTTTTAACAAAATCAACACTTACGAAAAAGCAGAAATCAAAGAAACGCGTTTCAAAGATACGCGCGACTTTTATCACATTTACCTGACTTGGGCAATTGTCTTTTTCTTGCTTTGGTTGGCCACCAAAAATACATTTATGTCCAACGCCCTCGAAGACTAAGCCGCTTTTTCTGAGGATAAACGCTTGATAAAATTAATAGAAATCTGATTGAATTGTTCGGGCTGATCCACGTTACAAACGTGTCCGCTATTGCTCACCACATACAATTCCGAATGTTTGTGCTTGTCCACAATCATTTTTACAGGCGGCAAAAACATATAATCTTCTTCGCCCATCAGATAAAGCGTCGGAATCGGCAATTCCTTTTCTTTGAAATAACGCAACAGCGGATTTACTTCGTAAGTGAGTCTGTACCAGCGCAAAAACTCTTTTTGACAAAGTTTTTTCGCTTCGTTTATAAACAAAGTTCGCGAACTTTTATGTCGTTTTTTGGGCATAATAATCCATGCAAAAAGGCTATATAACCACATATACGGCACTATATTTTTGAATAAATTACCAGCTCCCGACAAAAATCGTGCACGGAAATTCAGACGCGTAATTGCTCCGCCCAACACCATAGATTCGATGCGATGCGGAGCAAGTTCGCCAATGGTTCGGATAATAATCGTACCTAACGAAATGCCCACAAAATGCGCTTTTTGAATTTGC from Flexibacter flexilis DSM 6793 includes these protein-coding regions:
- a CDS encoding vWA domain-containing protein: MFSEANNIWEWFSGIWFAPATLLSFDYEFPILLYGIPAVPLLFFLRWLLFFRFRQKIEIAFFEGEVKRSWGSLLRFVPDIIQALSLMLILFALARPQRTNEQIEQYTEGIDIMLVLDLSESMRIEDFKPNRLEASKEVARKFIAGRFQDRIGIVVFAGDAFSLSPLTTDYKLLDTYLSEIDFGLISKPGTAIGSALGVATNRMRESKARSKVMILISDGENTAGNIDPITAAELAKAYGIKIYSIAVGKEGAVPVGTDAFGNTVYEENTLDETTLRKIASIGEGQFFRASNNKALDEIFNKINTYEKAEIKETRFKDTRDFYHIYLTWAIVFFLLWLATKNTFMSNALED
- a CDS encoding alpha/beta fold hydrolase; amino-acid sequence: MLYFKKFELNATAPWVVFVHGAGGNSSIWFKQLKDYKQNFNVMLLDLRGHGKSKQILNNYSNYSFKDIAKEILDTLDSAQIQKAHFVGISLGTIIIRTIGELAPHRIESMVLGGAITRLNFRARFLSGAGNLFKNIVPYMWLYSLFAWIIMPKKRHKSSRTLFINEAKKLCQKEFLRWYRLTYEVNPLLRYFKEKELPIPTLYLMGEEDYMFLPPVKMIVDKHKHSELYVVSNSGHVCNVDQPEQFNQISINFIKRLSSEKAA